In Erythrolamprus reginae isolate rEryReg1 chromosome 10, rEryReg1.hap1, whole genome shotgun sequence, one DNA window encodes the following:
- the MTMR10 gene encoding myotubularin-related protein 10 isoform X3, translated as MFSLRAPKATFKSYLLPQAEDKIIPEPRLKKLEPVLLPGEIVVNEVNFVRKCIATDTSQYDLWGKLVCSNFKISFITDDTLSPQKFHFKNLLLGEHDVALTCVEQIVTVNDTKRKQKVLGPNQKLKFNPTELIIYCKDFRIVRFRFDEAGPESAKKVCLAIAHYSQPADLQLLFAFEYVGKKYHSPAKKVNGIDPGGGGGGGGGGYGVHHQTPLFETFSDWDREIKRTGASEWRVCSVNEGYMISTSLPEYFVVPSSLADQDLKLYSHSFTGRRMPMWCWNHSNGNALVRMAHIKDSLQQRKIDQRICNAVTRSHPQRSDVYKSDLDKCLPNIQEIQTAFLKLKQLCVNEPFEETEEKWLSLLDNSRWLEYVRIFLKLSAELVYMLDSKHVSVILQEEEGRDLSCCVASLIQVMLDPYFRTIAGFQSLIQKEWVMAGHPFLDRCNHLKKSDKESPLFLMFLDCVWQLLDQYPSAFEFSEAYLTILYDSTRISLFGTFLFNSPHQRVKQSTEFAISKNIQLGDEKGLRFPSVWDWALQLTPRERLLFHNPLYIGKSTPCVCNGSMKGFKRSKVCWTPRIYRQTQPVMYIVLTTSILQLSGAKCVSFVKEEGL; from the exons GCTGAAGACAAGATCATTCCGGAGCCTCGGCTGAAGAAACTGGAGCCTGTCCTGCTACCAG gCGAAATCGTGGTGAACGAAGTGAACTTTGTGAGGAAGTGCATCGCAACGGACACCAGCCAATACGACCTCTGGGGCAAACTAGTCTGCAGCAACTTCAAGATATCCTTCATTACAGACGACACCCTCTCTCCTCAG AAGTTCCATTTCAAAAACCTCCTCCTCGGAGAACACGATGTGGCCTTGACCTGTGTGGAGCAAATAGTCACAG TGAATGATACCAAGAGGAAACAGAAAGTTCTAGGTCCCAACCAAAAACTGAAGTTTAATCCAACGGAATTGATTATTTACTGTAAAGACTTTCGGATCGTCCGTTTTCGTTTTGATGAAGCCGGACCGGAAAGTGCTAAAAAG GTGTGTCTTGCAATAGCACACTACTCACAACCGGCCGACCTCCAGCTGCTCTTTGCCTTTGAATATGTGGGCAAGAAATATCACAGTCCAG CGAAAAAGGTGAATGGAATAgaccctggaggaggaggaggaggaggaggaggaggttatgGTGTCCATCATCAAACTCCCTTGTTTGAAACCTTCTCCGACTGGGATAGAGAGATCAAGCGGACGGGAGCATCCGAGTGGCGGGTCTGCTCAGTCAACGAAGGCTACATGATCTCCACCAG TCTTCCAGAATATTTTGTGGTTCCTTCTTCTCTGGCGGATCAAGATCTGAAGCTGTATTCTCACTCCTTCACCGGGCGACGGATGCCA ATGTGGTGTTGGAACCATTCCAACGGGAATGCTCTGGTGAGAATGGCCCACATCAAGGACAGCCTGCAGCAACGGAAAATAGACCAACG GATTTGCAATGCCGTCACCAGAAGTCATCCGCAGAGGAGTGACGTTTACAAATCTGACTTGGACAAATGCCTGCCAAATATTCAAGAGATCCAGACGGCTTTCCTCAAACTGAAGCAGttatgtgtgaatg AGCCTTTTGAAGAAACGGAGGAGAAGTGGCTTTCCTTGCTGGATAATTCTCGCTGGCTGGAGTACGTGAG AATCTTCCTGAAGCTTTCTGCAGAGCTGGTGTACATGCTGGACAGCAAACACGTTTCGGTCATTTTGCAAG AGGAAGAAGGGCGGGACCTGAGCTGCTGTGTGGCTTCCCTTATCCAAGTGATGTTGGATCCCTATTTTCGGACCATCGCTGGGTTCCAGAGCCTGATTCAGAAGGAATGGGTCATGGCTGGACATCCATTTCTGGACCGGTGCAATCACTTGAAGAAATCGGACAAAGAG TCTCCTTTGTTCCTGATGTTCCTGGACTGCGTCTGGCAGTTGCTTGACCAGTACCCGTCGGCCTTTGAGTTTTCCGAAGCCTACTTGACCATATTGTACGACAGCACACGGATCTCCTTGTTTGGTACTTTCCTCTTCAATTCGCCACATCAGAGAGTGAAGCAAAGCACG GAATTTGCCATCAGCAAAAATATTCAGCTGGGTGACGAGAAAGGCCTGAGATTTCCTTCCGTTTGGGATTGGGCCCTTCAGCTCACGCCCCGGGAACGCCTGCTCTTCCACAACCCCCTGTACATCGGGAAGAGCACGCCGTGTGTGTGCAACGGGAGCATGAAAGGCTTTAAGCGGTCAAAG